The genomic DNA AAGCTTCTTACTTCTGGATTTTTTCCATGAATATTTCTTAAATCAAAAAGATAGTTATCTTTCATTAATTCTTTCATTTTTCTTAAATTCATCCCTCTGAACTGATTCCATTCTGTAACAATGACAGTTGCATCAGCACCTGTAACAGCTTTATATTCGTTCTCAGAATATTCAATACTTTCTTTATATTCCTCCAAACGCCATTTTGATTCTTTCATTCCCTGTGGACAATATGTTTTTATTTTTGCACCATTTTTTATAAGTCCTTTTATAATATCTAAAGCTGGAGCATCCCGCATATCATCAGTTTCAGGTTTAAACGAAAGTCCTAATACTGCAATTACTTTCCCCTCTATATTTCCCATATTTGTTGTTACTTTCTCAATCATTTTCTGCTTCTGTTTCTTATTCGCTTTTATTGCTGCCTCAATTACCAGTAATTCTTCATTATTCTTTTTACCAATCTCTGCAATTGCTTTTGTATCTTTAGGAAAGCACGATCCCCCATAACCAGGTCCGGCATGTAGAAACTTTGGTGATATTCTTCCGTCTTGTCCCATTGCCTTTGCTATTTTTTGTATATCTGCCCCTACCTTTTCAGCTAACAGTGCCATTTCATTTATAAAAGAAATTTTTACAGCTAAGAACGCATTTGAAGCATATTTTATCATTTCAGCAGTTTCAATGTTAGTAAAAACAAAAGGAGTTTCATTTATATAAAGTACATTATATACTTTTTTCATCATTTCCTCTGCTTTTTTACTCTCTGTTCCTATTATTACCCTGTCCGGTCTCAGGCAGTCATTGACAGCTTTTCCTTCTCTAAGAAACTCTGGATTTGAAACAACATCAAAATCCAACTTCTTCTCTCTCTGATTTAGCTTATTCTGGATAGTTTCTCTTACTAAATGCCCTGTCCCTACCGGAACTGTCGATTTATTCACTACAACTTTAGAGTCCTCCATATATTCTCCAATTGAATTAGCCACTTCCAGAACATATCTTAAATCAGCACTTCCGTCATCTGCCGGTGGAGTCCCCACAGCTATAAACAATACCTCTGATTCTAAAACTGCTTTTTTTATATCTGTAGTAAATTCTATCCTTTTCTCCTGTATATTTTTTACCATTAAATCTTCTAATCCGGGTTCATAAATAGGGACAATTCCATTATTTAAGTTTTTTATTTTTTCCTCATTATTATCAACACAAATTACATTTAAACCAAACTGAGCTAAAATAACTCCCTGAACTAATCCGACATATCCTGTTCCAATAACTCCAATTTTCATTTGTCCTCCTGTATTTATTTATTTCTATACCAGTTTACGAATTTTTTTATCCCCTCTTCGAATTTTGTTTTTGGATCATACCCTATTAACTCTTTTGCCTTACTAATATCCGCAAATGTTCTGTTCACATCACCAGGCTGCATCGAAAGCTTTTTTAAAACAGCTTTTTTCCCAATTTCATTTTCAAGAGTCTTAACCATTTTTCTAAGACTTATTGTTTCTGATTCTCCCAAGTTTATTATTTCATAGATATTCTTATTTTTTTCCAGATAAATAATTGATTTTAGAACTCCATCAATTATATCATCTATATATGTATAATCTCTCTGAGTTGTTCCGTCTCCATAAAATGGTATTTCCTTTTCTTCAATAATAGCCTTTGTAAACTTATGTATCGCAAGGTCAGGTCTTTGTCTCGGACCATATACTGTAAAAAACCTCAGCATTATTGTATCAATATCATATAAATGATGATAGCTGTGTCCGATTATCTCACAAGATTTTTTGGTAGCAGCATACGGTGATATTGCTCTGTCCACATTATCTTTCTCACTAAAAGGAACCTTCTCATTGTTTCCGTAAACTGAAGATGATGAAGCACATATAAACTTCTTAATATTATATTTATTTATCAATTCAAGGATATTCATTGTACCTCTGATATTTACTTTTTCATAAAGCAGCGGCTTTTCAATAGAAGGTCTTACTCCTGCCATTGCCGCCAAATGGATTACTGTATCTATTTCATTCCTTTGAAAAATCTCTTCTAGAATTTCCATATTTGTTATATCAACTATTTCCAAAATATAATTTTCAGAATCAACAAGCTTTTTCAAATCCTGTAATTCATTCACTTTTATTTCTCCATCATCATTTTTCTGTATTTTCCCCGTAGAATCCAAGACATTTTTTACTTTGATATTATAATTATAAAATTCATTAAAGTTATCTATATTTATCACTTTATTTCCATTTTTTAACAGCTTCTCCACTAAATGCGATCCTATAAATCCTGCTCCTCCGGTAACTAAGTATGTTTTCATTTTATCATCCTCTCTTAACAGATTAAAATAAACTTTTCTGTTCTGAATATTTCAGCATAATTATCTTTATGTTTCTAAAATTTAGTATTCACTTTATATCTTCTGAAATATTTTTACTGTTATCCATTAATCAATAAAATTTTCTGATATTAAATAATGTAACTTTATTAACTTTTTCAAAAAAATCAATTTCTAGTGTTATTATTTCTTAGTTTTCTAATTTTTTAAATAATTCATTCCATTCAGAACATATTTTTTTTATTAAAAATCTCTCAGAATTTTTCACAGCTTTTCCAGACATTTCTATCCGCATATTATCATTTTCTATCATTCTAGTGATTGCTGCTGACAATTTTTCTATATTTTCAGGTTCTACTAATAAACCATCTTTTTCATTATTAATTATTTCTCCCGGACCTGTCAAGCAATCAAAAC from Sebaldella termitidis ATCC 33386 includes the following:
- a CDS encoding UDP-glucose dehydrogenase family protein translates to MKIGVIGTGYVGLVQGVILAQFGLNVICVDNNEEKIKNLNNGIVPIYEPGLEDLMVKNIQEKRIEFTTDIKKAVLESEVLFIAVGTPPADDGSADLRYVLEVANSIGEYMEDSKVVVNKSTVPVGTGHLVRETIQNKLNQREKKLDFDVVSNPEFLREGKAVNDCLRPDRVIIGTESKKAEEMMKKVYNVLYINETPFVFTNIETAEMIKYASNAFLAVKISFINEMALLAEKVGADIQKIAKAMGQDGRISPKFLHAGPGYGGSCFPKDTKAIAEIGKKNNEELLVIEAAIKANKKQKQKMIEKVTTNMGNIEGKVIAVLGLSFKPETDDMRDAPALDIIKGLIKNGAKIKTYCPQGMKESKWRLEEYKESIEYSENEYKAVTGADATVIVTEWNQFRGMNLRKMKELMKDNYLFDLRNIHGKNPEVRSLFKYYAVGRK
- a CDS encoding GDP-mannose 4,6-dehydratase, which encodes MKTYLVTGGAGFIGSHLVEKLLKNGNKVINIDNFNEFYNYNIKVKNVLDSTGKIQKNDDGEIKVNELQDLKKLVDSENYILEIVDITNMEILEEIFQRNEIDTVIHLAAMAGVRPSIEKPLLYEKVNIRGTMNILELINKYNIKKFICASSSSVYGNNEKVPFSEKDNVDRAISPYAATKKSCEIIGHSYHHLYDIDTIMLRFFTVYGPRQRPDLAIHKFTKAIIEEKEIPFYGDGTTQRDYTYIDDIIDGVLKSIIYLEKNKNIYEIINLGESETISLRKMVKTLENEIGKKAVLKKLSMQPGDVNRTFADISKAKELIGYDPKTKFEEGIKKFVNWYRNK